The genome window GGACTTGCCGCTCCTCTGCGTCAGCGCAGCTGTTGGCTCCGCAAGCTCCTCATATCGTTTTATCTGGCGCTCTAAGGAGGCCAACAGCTCACGCGCTTCTTCGCAGCTGCGCTCGAGCCGAACAGAGGCCTCTAACGACGCCTCCTCCAGCTGCTCGATGAGCCGATTCACATTCCGCTGCAAGCCCTTTAGCTCCGAAAGCACAGGCGCCTCGATAGCACGAACGGAAAGCTCGGCGCGAGCTTTTTGAAACAAAACCCATCCTACCGTGAGCAGGAGTATCTGCAGAGCAAAACCTATGGCCTGCCACTCCATACGGAACATCCTTTCTCAATACGAATAATATGGCACAAAACGGCGTCGAAAAACATCTCTCTTGCAGGCAGTTCTCTCATGACTAGGTGATAATATCTATATGAGGAGTTTTGGAGAGAACCGGGGCCTCTTCTGACACGATCGTCTCATCCGTCGCCATGGTGGTTCCTGCAAGTGCATCGGCACTTAGCTCTACCACGTCCTCCTCAGCTGTGGTGTCCTCTTCCTGCTTCTTTGGCGGTTTCTCTTGATGCTGCTCCGGAGAAGGGCGCTGGCGCGGCTCTCGCCCCACTTCGCGAATGCTTTCTGTATTTTCGATTCGGTGAATAGAAAGTAAATCGCTTTGATCCATTTGTTACCTCCTTCACCGATGCCCGCCGCGGAGAGCGGAGGCCATCAGTGAAAAAGCTCCTTATCTCGCTGCAAGTACCCCTGCAATCGAACGACCGCCTGGGTATGCAACTGATAAACTCGAGACTCCGAGATCGAAAGGATACGACCGATCTCTTTAAACGTCAATCCCTCATAGTAGTAAAGGGATATCACCAAACGCTCCCGTTCTGGCAGACGATCGATCGCCTTGCCAAGCATATGTTTGCGTTCCTGTAGCTCCGCCTCAACAGAGGGCAAGAGACGCTCGTCTTGAATAACATCGGAGAGGTGGAGGTTCTCGCCGTTTTCACTGCCAACGAGAACATCCTCTAAGGATAACAGAGAGGACCTCCCTGCCTCGATGAGCAGCTTGTGGAACTCATCCATCTCCATATGGAGTTCGGCGGCCACCTCCTCTTCTGTGGCAGGGCGCCCAAGTCTTGCCTCCAAAAGGTTGTAGGTTCGTTCCAACATTTTGATGCGCTCACGAGCCGAACGGGGTACCCAGTCGTCCTCACGTAGCATTTCAAGAATAGCACCACGAATAAGGGCAATAGCATAAGTTTCGAACTTTACTTGCCGCGAGGGGTCGTACTGGTCAACGGCTTTGATCAAGCCTAAAGCTCCCGCGCTCACCAGATCTTCTCGATCCAGGCTAGGCGGAAGATTCGCTATCACCCGTCCCGCTGTGATCTTCACCAAGTAAGCGAAATGTTGTATTAAACGCGCTCGAGCGTTCTCATCTTGAAACTCTTTGAAACGATACCAATCCCTTTGCACATCTTCTGGTCTCATCGGGTTCACTCCTTTATTGCGAAACGCCGACGTCAAAGCTCTCACGTACGGCGCTCCGGTATGACTTTAGTAACGATTATTGTTTGGAATTTCCTTCCCTCTGATTTTCCGACTTAACTCCCAACA of Chthonomonas calidirosea T49 contains these proteins:
- a CDS encoding FliA/WhiG family RNA polymerase sigma factor, whose protein sequence is MRPEDVQRDWYRFKEFQDENARARLIQHFAYLVKITAGRVIANLPPSLDREDLVSAGALGLIKAVDQYDPSRQVKFETYAIALIRGAILEMLREDDWVPRSARERIKMLERTYNLLEARLGRPATEEEVAAELHMEMDEFHKLLIEAGRSSLLSLEDVLVGSENGENLHLSDVIQDERLLPSVEAELQERKHMLGKAIDRLPERERLVISLYYYEGLTFKEIGRILSISESRVYQLHTQAVVRLQGYLQRDKELFH